Proteins co-encoded in one Arachis stenosperma cultivar V10309 chromosome 7, arast.V10309.gnm1.PFL2, whole genome shotgun sequence genomic window:
- the LOC130941997 gene encoding protein DETOXIFICATION 41-like: MISETHRTMGSVEYQPLLDSNTKVSSLSADAIEEFLEHKPIEARWWLKLVAWESRLLWLLSGSSIIVSIFNYMLSFVTLMFTGHLGSLELAGASIASVGIQGLAYGIMLGMASAVQTVCGQAYGAAKHVAMGVILQRAIILHIGAAVLLTFLYWFSGPFLKAIGQSDSIAAQAQIFARGLIIQLYAFAVTCPMQRFLQAQNIVNPLAYMSVGVFLLHVLLSWLVVYVFDYGLLGAALTLSFSWCILALLNGLYIVLSPRCNQTWNGFTLKAFKGIWPYFKLTLASAIMLCLEIWYNQGLVLISGLLSNPTISLDTISICMNYLNWDMQFMLGLSAAASVRVSNELGAAHPRVAKFSVFVVNGTSVAISIVFCAIVLIFRVGLSKLFTTDSEVIEDVSNLTPLLAMSVFLNGIQPILSGVAIGSGWQAIVAYVNLFCYYVIGLTVGCVLGFKTYLGVAGIWWGMILGVFIQTVTLIILTARTNWDNEVEKAVIRIKRSAEDDTLEQLVADA, encoded by the exons ATGATTAGTGAGACACACAGAACCATGGGGTCTGTGGAGTACCAACCATTGCTAGACTCAAACACAAAGGTTTCATCTTTGTCAGCTGATGCCATTGAGGAATTCTTAGAACACAAGCCAATCGAGGCACGGTGGTGGCTGAAGCTAGTTGCTTGGGAGTCAAGGCTCCTCTGGCTCCTCTCTGGTTCTTCCATTATTGTATCCATTTTCAATTACATGCTAAGCTTTGTAACATTGATGTTCACTGGCCATTTGGGGTCTCTAGAGCTCGCTGGAGCTTCCATAGCTAGTGTTGGAATTCAAGGTCTTGCTTATGGAATTATG TTGGGGATGGCGAGTGCAGTGCAAACAGTGTGTGGCCAGGCTTATGGAGCTGCGAAACACGTGGCAATGGGAGTCATATTGCAAAGAGCAATCATCTTACACATAGGTGCAGCAGTGCTACTCACTTTTCTTTATTGGTTCTCCGGACCTTTTCTAAAAGCCATAGGTCAATCAGACAGCATAGCCGCGCAGGCGCAGATTTTTGCCCGAGGACTAATCATTCAGCTCTACGCATTCGCGGTAACCTGTCCAATGCAGAGGTTCCTCCAAGCACAGAACATAGTGAATCCTTTGGCATACATGTCAGTTGGTGTGTTCCTTCTGCATGTTCTTCTGAGTTGGCTAGTTGTCTATGTTTTCGATTATGGACTTCTTGGTGCAGCACTCACACTCAGCTTTTCTTGGTGCATTCTTGCTTTGTTGAATGGTTTGTACATTGTTCTTAGCCCAAGGTGCAACCAAACTTGGAATGGCTTTACTTTAAAAGCCTTCAAAGGAATTTGGCCTTATTTCAAGCTCACACTTGCTTCTGCTATCATGTTATG TTTGGAGATATGGTACAATCAAGGACTAGTGCTTATATCAGGACTGCTCTCAAATCCAACTATTTCACTGGACACGATTTCAATTTG TATGAACTACTTGAACTGGGACATGCAATTTATGTTAGGACTTAGTGCAGCTGCAAG TGTGAGGGTTAGCaatgaattaggagcagcacaTCCAAGAGTAGCAAAATTTTCGGTGTTTGTAGTAAATGGAACGAGCGTCGCGATCAGTATAGTATTTTGCGCCATTGTCTTGATCTTCAGGGTTGGTTTGAGCAAGCTTTTCACTACTGACTCTGAAGTTATTGAGGATGTTTCTAACTTAACTCCATTGCTAGCCATGTCTGTTTTCCTTAATGGCATTCAACCTATACTCTCAG GAGTTGCAATTGGAAGTGGATGGCAAGCTATAGTTGCTTATGTTAACTTGTTTTGTTACTATGTTATTGGTCTTACTGTTGGATGTGTCCTTGGCTTCAAAACATATTTAGGAGTAGCT GGTATCTGGTGGGGAATGATCCTTGGAGTTTTCATACAAACAGTAACTCTTATAATTCTGACTGCAAGAACAAATTGGGATAATGAG GTTGAGAAAGCTGTCATTAGAATCAAGAGATCTGCAGAAGATGATACCTTAGAACAATTGGTTGCTGATGCTTAG
- the LOC130940526 gene encoding pentatricopeptide repeat-containing protein At5g64320, mitochondrial isoform X1 — translation MLKSFKSSTIHVHRTILFSVKIASLPLCTTTTTTLGAKKDQFWDSAEEESSDNEWERLLKPFGLKQLRSSLSPISPSQLCKLLLLPLDIPTTMELFEKAGSQNGYSHSFDVYCILIDKLGSNGDFKTIDLLLKQMKEEGIVFKESIFIMIMRYYGKAGLPGQATRLLLDMWGVYDCEPSFKSYNVVLEILVAGNCPKVAPNVFYDMLNRGVSPTVSTFGVVMKALCMINEVDSACSLLKDMMKHGCVPNSIIYQTLIHTLSQNNRVNDAMKLLEEMFLMGCEPDVQTFNDVIYGLCRASRIHEAAKLLDRMLLRGFSADELTYGFLINGLCRTGHVDEARALLNKIPNLNAVHYNTLINGYVARGRFDEAKDLLYNNMVISGYKPDGFTFNIMIDGLCKKGRLVSALEFLHEMVTKGFEPCVVTYTILINGFCKQGRLDEAAEVVNAMWAKGLSLNTVGYNCLISALCKDGRTEEALQLFGEMSSKGCKPDIYTFNSLIFGMCNDDKMEEALRLYRDMFMEGVIANTVTYNTLIHAFIRRGSIQQAFKLVDEMIFRGCPLDNITYTTLIKALCMAGAVEKGLALFEEMLGKGIFPDTNCCNILINAFCRIGKVNDALQFLREMIHRGLIPDIVTYNCLINGLCKMGHLQEALNLFNRLQAEGMRPDAITYNTLVSRYCYEGLFNEACLMMYKGVDNGFVPNEITWYILLNYFARVLRGVGPSSRVDMGYASWG, via the coding sequence ATGTTGAAATCATTTAAATCTTCAACAATCCATGTGCATAGAACAATATTGTTTTCCGTCAAAATCGCATCTTTGCCACTCtgcaccaccaccaccactacaCTTGGAGCAAAAAAGGATCAATTTTGGGATAGTGCAGAAGAAGAGAGTAGTGACAATGAATGGGAGAGGTTACTCAAACCGTTTGGCCTCAAACAGCTTCGTAGTTCACTTTCCCCAATTAGCCCTTCCCAGCTTTGCAAATTGCTTTTGCTTCCACTTGACATTCCAACTACAATGGAGTTGTTTGAAAAAGCTGGTTCACAAAATGGTTATTCCCACTCCTTTGATGTGTACTGCATTTTGATTGATAAACTTGGTTCTAATGGGGACTTCAAAACTATAGATTTGTTGTTGAAGCAAATGAAGGAAGAGGGTATTGTGTTTAAGGAATCAATCTTTATCATGATCATGAGGTATTATGGGAAAGCTGGGTTGCCGGGCCAGGCGACTCGACTTTTGTTGGATATGTGGGGTGTTTATGATTGTGAACCTAGTTTTAAGTCCTACAATGTTGTGCTGGAGATTCTGGTTGCCGGGAATTGTCCTAAGGTAGCGCCGAATGTGTTTTATGACATGCTGAATAGGGGTGTTTCACCAACTGTTTCTACATTTGGGGTGGTGATGAAGGCATTGTGTATGATTAATGAGGTTGATTCAGCTTGCTCACTTCTAAAGGACATGATGAAGCATGGTTGTGTTCCGAATTCGATCATCTACCAGACTCTAATTCATACTCTTTCGCAGAATAATAGAGTGAATGACGCGATGAAGCTCTTGGAGGAAATGTTTCTGATGGGTTGCGAACCTGATGTGCAGACTTTCAATGATGTTATTTATGGACTCTGCCGGGCCAGCAGGATTCATGAGGCAGCAAAGTTGCTTGATCGAATGCTGCTTCGCGGTTTCAGTGCAGATGAACTGACTTATGGCTTTTTGATTAATGGATTGTGCAGGACGGGACACGTTGATGAAGCAAGGGCCTTGCTGAATAAAATTCCTAACCTGAATGCTGTTCATTATAATACATTAATAAATGGCTATGTTGCTAGGGGACGGTTTGACGAAGCAAAGGATCTTTTGTACAATAACATGGTAATTTCAGGCTACAAACCCGATGGCTTCACATTTAATATAATGATTGATGGGCTTTGCAAGAAGGGGCGCCTGGTCTCGGCTCTTGAATTCTTACATGAGATGGTAACAAAAGGTTTTGAGCCCTGCGTGGTCACATACACTATATTGATAAATGGCTTCTGCAAGCAAGGTCGATTAGATGAAGCTGCGGAAGTCGTGAATGCCATGTGGGCTAAAGGTCTCAGTTTAAACACAGTGGGATACAATTGCTTGATAAGTGCTCTGTGTAAAGATGGGAGGACTGAAGAAGCTCTACAATTGTTTGGTGAGATGTCAAGCAAAGGATGTAAACCTGACATTTATACATTTAATTCTTTAATATTTGGAATGTGCAACGATGACAAGATGGAAGAGGCTCTGCGCTTGTATCGTGACATGTTCATGGAGGGTGTTATTGCCAACACTGTGACATACAACACATTGATTCATGCATTTATTAGGAGAGGCTCAATTCAACAAGCATTTAAGCTCGTTGATGAGATGATATTTCGAGGGTGCCCTCTCGACAATATTACATATACGACACTTATTAAAGCTCTATGTATGGCCGGGGCAGTAGAAAAAGGATTGGCATTGTTTGAGGAAATGCTTGGGAAAGGGATATTTCCTGATACCAACTGTTGCAATATTCTGATCAATGCCTTTTGTAGAATCGGAAAGGTAAACGATGCTCTTCAATTTCTTCGGGAAATGATTCATCGTGGTTTGATTCCTGATATAGTCACTTATAACTGTCTGATCAATGGTCTTTGTAAGATGGGTCATCTTCAGGAAGCTTTGAATCTTTTTAACAGGTTACAAGCCGAAGGAATGCGTCCCGATGCTATCACGTATAACACACTTGTCAGTAGATACTGCTACGAGGGATTGTTTAATGAAGCATGTTTGATGATGTATAAAGGTGTGGATAACGGGTTCGTGCCCAATGAAATCACTTGGTACATATTGCTAAATTATTTTGCAAGAGTTTTAAGGGGAGTAGGACCTTCTTCTAGGGTTGATATGGGCTATGCAAGTTGGGGATAA
- the LOC130941568 gene encoding uncharacterized protein LOC130941568, giving the protein MALSADHPFEPVSATACSHCEAWKKKCSKLQESRNALRQAVKLLETKINEVQAQNVKLSQECEEERARAKAEAEEKLKECNARVSLENEVCSLRSEIDAIRQKPGGDAKNGNESIEGFQGCIADKEKEISRLKELLEAEKKKADKEKKNSEKERKKAAEALKAVEAEKSKTAEKEMQIAKVEAEKVEEYRTRLVRLEKEANEAKTKLASQVSASKEATKRFEAEKRKILAGKRDAELGMTKAKEMLETERGKVTEEKKRADSEMVKAKEQKALAESNWRKFIEEKQRADEMSHQVERDKRTIEELKKKISELLSVSKPVETAGVPTAKAEDTSDVKLLKSQLKLEKLRAKYARQKFKLEASRCNSLHQELGRIKTDFVQLLRRLDMLDASFSSFPGRHEQTKSGNMLYMQNSDITRQVCNINLSPKHSELENELLQTCCTTMDTCDPLRKDMHPTQPLAPSSGNYSESIPGIDSKLKPLSRGPNRTKLRRSAVNSNSESFSDGQLMGSQETTAFPVSASAKLDQEILNARQIMCNSSERYVTENHRKRKRTHANIDSVANLSSQNLSNLHGLLYREEDKCLEGGRDVLPNLSSIQKNNDRANKKKKKSHSEKVVTVPSTGRVAKKGIEEAKANIYGDANVSEHISCPGSQNLEITPAGEERICDAAQNLEITPGEVRTCGAANSFDSLISLDKMTDETYMKFLELDNAAYEQRYRRAVDSPLSPSLPEIEFHKTFEDNSLKKPFLEEALQEGMSSRKADLFPSPGLDGTNFEISSNNGNLDSSSDSRIKPTQASKTEVVKLPHMHTSEISRASFLAEDEIGPLHKQPPKICAVFSNIEDHTVLSRMYFAIKACMARCSLDTQTVWAVGSILTSLKKEETLSKKEKVSVLLTLMLFNFVMASTSTFGNICDGNIFCSMNSYAQHIRTAMLDAETRILLIETCSFLELLRLIEDFLIEGKVLVENTVPAEASADHASNDSLDGISNFSSEVATSEQLLAGSIILSSICAATDHVGFICEASYRILRLCKWDSLMLLTILHIFAYLGGEKFFDVDNFGSMVTVLKSLVIFLEDESKKVSTSYLPSIDQLHTEFCTSIKCPFLEGAESIDSVSCLLLEEIKYYRLQWIEQVALSDSGFMPENFNGRQCSNPEAVQKAYKSCDGPCSWKRCTVSSAAQPGVLGNVDLCCLGDVLSLVELVAKKMGWHWSDIKLVPQLLDMLDSGIEESFGSAIIVLLGQLGRIGVDAAGYEDRGVENLRYKLFAFLDHTSSVKARNSLQISAVTSLFGLLPLDPEALVCTEINLPAYSKSISDHAQTLRKWSSGLDKDDQEFLSTMLRPQ; this is encoded by the exons ATGGCTCTCTCTGCAGATCACCCATTCGAACCTGTTTCCGCCACTGCTTGCTCCCACTGTGAAGCG TGGAAGAAGAAGTGTTCGAAGCTTCAAGAATCACGAAACGCTCTTCGCCAAGCTGTGAAGCTTCTAGAAACAAAAATCAATGAAGTTCAGGCTCAAAATGTGAAGCTCAGCCaag AATGTGAAGAAGAACGGGCGCGAGCCAAAGCAGAAGCTGAGGAGAAGCTTAAAGAATGTAATGCTAGAGTATCTTTAGAGAATGAAGTATGTAGCTTGAGGTCTGAAATTGATGCGATTCGGCAGAAACCTGGTGGTGATGCTAAGAATGGAAATGAGAGCATAGAGGGTTTTCAAGGTTGTATAGCTGATAAGGAAAAGGAAATCAGTAGGTTGAAGGAGCTCCTGGAGGCAGAGAAGAAAAAGGCGGATAAGGAAAAGAAAAACTCGGAGAAGGAGAGAAAGAAAGCAGCTGAAGCTTTGAAGGCAGTAGAAGCAGAGAAGAGCAAGACTGCAGAAAAAGAGATGCAAATTGCCAAAGTTGAAGCAGagaaggttgaggaatataggACTCGGCTTGTTCGATTGGAGAAAGAAGCTAATGAGGCAAAAACAAAGCTAGCTTCTCAAGTATCTGCCTCCAAAGAGGCAACGAAAAGGTTTGAGGCTGAGAAGCGGAAGATATTAGCAGGAAAAAGAGATGCCGAGTTGGGGATGACGAAAGCTAAAGAAATGCTTGAAACTGAAAGGGGGAAAGTGACTGAGGAAAAGAAGCGAGCAGATTCTGAGATGGTTAAAGCAAAGGAGCAGAAAGCACTTGCAGAAAGTAACTGGAGGAAATTCATCGAAGAGAAACAGCGTGCGGATGAGATGTCTCATCAGGTTGAAAGGGATAAGCGGACAATTGAggagttgaagaagaagatatctGAGCTCTTATCTGTATCAAAACCTGTTGAAACGGCCGGAGTACCTACTGCGAAAGCTGAAGATACTAGTGATGTAAAGCTTTTGAAAAGCCAACTAAAGCTTGAAAAGCTACGAGCAAAATATGCCAGGCAAAAATTTAAGTTGGAAGCAAGTCGTTGCAACTCTTTACACCAAGAATTAGGGCGAATAAAGACAGATTTTGTTCAACTCCTGCGTCGGCTTGATATGTTGGATGCATCCTTCTCATCGTTTCCTGGAAGACATGAACAAACAAAG TCTGGGAATATGCTATATATGCAGAACTCAGATATCACGAGGCAAGTATGCAATATCAATCTATCTCCGAAGCATAGTGAACTTGAAAATGAGCTTCTGCAGACTTGTTGCACAACAATGGACACATGTGATCCTTTGAGGAAAGACATGCATCCCACTCAACCTCTTGCGCCATCTAGTGGAAATTACTCAGAATCCATCCCAGGTATTGATTCTAAATTGAAGCCTCTTAGCAGAGGACCCAACAGAACAAAGTTACGGCGTTCTGCAGTAAATTCCAATTCAGAATCTTTTTCTGATGGACAGTTGATGGGCTCACAGGAAACAACTGCTTTCCCAGTTAGTGCATCGGCAAAGTTGGATCAGGAGATCCTCAATGCAAGACAAATCATGTGCAACTCATCTGAAAGATATGTTACTGAGAACCATAGGAAGCGGAAAAGAACACATGCTAATATTGATAGTGTTGCAAATTTGTCTTCTCAGAATCTCTCTAATTTGCATGGTTTGTTGTATAGAGAAGAAGACAAATGCTTGGAAGGAGGGAGAGACGTGCTCCCAAATCTAAGCAGTATACAGAAAAATAATGATAGAgccaacaagaagaaaaagaaatctCACAGTGAAAAAGTTGTCACAGTACCTAGCACAGGAAGGGTTGCGAAGAAGGGCATAGAAGAGGCCAAAGCCAATATCTATGGGGATGCAAATGTCAGCGAACACATTTCTTGCCCTGGCTCACAAAATTTAGAAATCACTCCTGCCGGTGAAGAGAGGATATGTGATGCTGCACAAAATTTAGAAATCACTCCTGGTGAAGTGAGGACATGTGGTGCTGCAAACAGCTTTGATTCTTTGATTAGTTTGGATAAAATGACTGATGAAACTTATATGAAGTTCTTAGAACTAGATAATGCTGCTTATGAGCAACGTTACAGAAGAGCAGTGGATTCTCCCTTGTCACCATCACTTCCAGAAATTGAATTTCACAAAACATTTGAGGATAATAGTTTGAAGAAGCCCTTTCTAGAGGAAGCACTCCAAGAAGGCATGTCAAGTCGAAAAGCAGACCTGTTTCCTTCACCTGGTCTTGATGGAACTAATTTTGAAATCAGTTCCAATAATGGAAATTTAGATAGTTCATCTGATTCACGGATTAAGCCTACACAAGCAAGTAAAACCGAGGTTGTAAAATTGCCACATATGCACACATCAGAAATTTCCAGGGCCTCATTTCTGGCGGAGGATGAAATTGGACCTTTACACAAACAACCTCCTAAAATTTGTGCTGTCTTTTCCAATATTGAGGACCATACTGTCTTATCTAGGATGTATTTTGCTATCAAAGCCTGTATGGCTCGGTGCAGTTTGGATACACAAACAGTCTGGGCTGTTGGTAGCATTCTGACTTCACTTAAAAAGGAGGAAACACTCTCAAAGAA GGAGAAGGTTTCTGTGTTGTTAACGCTGATGCTGTTCAACTTTGTCATGGCTTCTACAAGTACATTTGGAAATATTTGCGATGGCAATATATTTTGCTCCATGAATTCTTATGCCCAACATATTCGTACAG CTATGTTGGATGCTGAGACAAGAATCCTCCTTATAGAAACTTGTTCTTTTCTTGAGCTGCTTAGACTTATTGAAGACTTTCTTATAGAAGGAAAAGTTCTAGTAGAGAATACAGTGCCTGCTGAGGCATCTGCAGATCATGCTTCCAATGATTCTCTAGATGGCATTAGTAACTTTTCTTCGGAGGTTGCTACAAGTGAACAATTGCTAGCAGGGAGTATTATATTATCTTCTATATGTGCTGCAACTGATCATGTTGGATTCATCTGTGAAGCCTCATACAGGATTCTTAGATTATGCAAATGGGATTCTTTAATGCTGCTGACTATCCTTCATATTTTTGCTTATTTGGGTGGAGAGAAGTTTTTTGATGTGGACAATTTTGGTTCAATGGTGACTGTTTTGAAatctttagttatttttcttgAGGATGAGAGCAAAAAAGTTTCTACTTCTTATCTTCCTTCAATCGATCAGCTTCATACTGAATTTTGCACAAGTATTAAATGCCCATTCTTGGAAGGTGCTGAATCCATTGATTCAGTTTCATGCTTGCTCTTAGAAGAGATAAAATACTATAGGCTTCAATGGATAGAACAGGTTGCTTTGTCGGATTCTGGATTCATGCCAGAGAATTTTAATGGCAGACAATGCTCTAATCCGGAAGCAGTTCAGAAAGCCTACAAGAGTTGTGATGGACCTTGTAGTTGGAAAAGGTGCACGGTTTCTTCTGCTGCTCAACCAGGTGTCCTTGGCAATGTAGACTTGTGTTGCCTTGGTGATGTCTTGTCATTGGTGGAGCTGGTTGCAAAGAAAATG GGCTGGCATTGGAGTGACATCAAACTCGTTCCTCAGTTGCTGGATATGCTTGATTCAGGCATAGAGGAAAGCTTTGGTAGTGCGATCATTGTTCTTCTTGGTCAACTTGGCAG gATTGGAGTTGATGCTGCTGGATATGAAGATCGGGGAGTTGAGAACTTGAGATATAAGTTGTTCGCTTTTCTGGATCACACCTCTTCTGTGAAAGCTCGCAATTCTCTTCAGATTTCTGCCGTGACATCTCTTTTCGGCCTTCTTCCTCTTGATCCTGAAGCTCTTGTTTGCACTGAGATCAATCTTCCAGCATATTCTAAATCCATTTCCGACCATGCGCAAACTTTGAGGAAGTGGTCGTCTGGGCTGGATAAAGATGACCAGGAATTTCTATCTACCATGTTAAGACCACAATGA
- the LOC130940526 gene encoding pentatricopeptide repeat-containing protein At5g64320, mitochondrial isoform X2, translated as MLKSFKSSTIHVHRTILFSVKIASLPLCTTTTTTLGAKKDQFWDSAEEESSDNEWERLLKPFGLKQLRSSLSPISPSQLCKLLLLPLDIPTTMELFEKAGSQNGYSHSFDVYCILIDKLGSNGDFKTIDLLLKQMKEEGIVFKESIFIMIMRYYGKAGLPGQATRLLLDMWGVYDCEPSFKSYNVVLEILVAGNCPKVAPNVFYDMLNRGVSPTVSTFGVVMKALCMINEVDSACSLLKDMMKHGCVPNSIIYQTLIHTLSQNNRVNDAMKLLEEMFLMGCEPDVQTFNDVIYGLCRASRIHEAAKLLDRMLLRGFSADELTYGFLINGLCRTGHVDEARALLNKIPNLNAVHYNTLINGYVARGRFDEAKDLLYNNMVISGYKPDGFTFNIMIDGLCKKGRLVSALEFLHEMVTKGFEPCVVTYTILINGFCKQGRLDEAAEVVNAMWAKGLSLNTVGYNCLISALCKDGRTEEALQLFGEMSSKGCKPDIYTFNSLIFGMCNDDKMEEALRLYRDMFMEGVIANTVTYNTLIHAFIRRGSIQQAFKLVDEMIFRGCPLDNITYTTLIKALCMAGAVEKGLALFEEMLGKGIFPDTNCCNILINAFCRIGKVTSRRNASRCYHV; from the exons ATGTTGAAATCATTTAAATCTTCAACAATCCATGTGCATAGAACAATATTGTTTTCCGTCAAAATCGCATCTTTGCCACTCtgcaccaccaccaccactacaCTTGGAGCAAAAAAGGATCAATTTTGGGATAGTGCAGAAGAAGAGAGTAGTGACAATGAATGGGAGAGGTTACTCAAACCGTTTGGCCTCAAACAGCTTCGTAGTTCACTTTCCCCAATTAGCCCTTCCCAGCTTTGCAAATTGCTTTTGCTTCCACTTGACATTCCAACTACAATGGAGTTGTTTGAAAAAGCTGGTTCACAAAATGGTTATTCCCACTCCTTTGATGTGTACTGCATTTTGATTGATAAACTTGGTTCTAATGGGGACTTCAAAACTATAGATTTGTTGTTGAAGCAAATGAAGGAAGAGGGTATTGTGTTTAAGGAATCAATCTTTATCATGATCATGAGGTATTATGGGAAAGCTGGGTTGCCGGGCCAGGCGACTCGACTTTTGTTGGATATGTGGGGTGTTTATGATTGTGAACCTAGTTTTAAGTCCTACAATGTTGTGCTGGAGATTCTGGTTGCCGGGAATTGTCCTAAGGTAGCGCCGAATGTGTTTTATGACATGCTGAATAGGGGTGTTTCACCAACTGTTTCTACATTTGGGGTGGTGATGAAGGCATTGTGTATGATTAATGAGGTTGATTCAGCTTGCTCACTTCTAAAGGACATGATGAAGCATGGTTGTGTTCCGAATTCGATCATCTACCAGACTCTAATTCATACTCTTTCGCAGAATAATAGAGTGAATGACGCGATGAAGCTCTTGGAGGAAATGTTTCTGATGGGTTGCGAACCTGATGTGCAGACTTTCAATGATGTTATTTATGGACTCTGCCGGGCCAGCAGGATTCATGAGGCAGCAAAGTTGCTTGATCGAATGCTGCTTCGCGGTTTCAGTGCAGATGAACTGACTTATGGCTTTTTGATTAATGGATTGTGCAGGACGGGACACGTTGATGAAGCAAGGGCCTTGCTGAATAAAATTCCTAACCTGAATGCTGTTCATTATAATACATTAATAAATGGCTATGTTGCTAGGGGACGGTTTGACGAAGCAAAGGATCTTTTGTACAATAACATGGTAATTTCAGGCTACAAACCCGATGGCTTCACATTTAATATAATGATTGATGGGCTTTGCAAGAAGGGGCGCCTGGTCTCGGCTCTTGAATTCTTACATGAGATGGTAACAAAAGGTTTTGAGCCCTGCGTGGTCACATACACTATATTGATAAATGGCTTCTGCAAGCAAGGTCGATTAGATGAAGCTGCGGAAGTCGTGAATGCCATGTGGGCTAAAGGTCTCAGTTTAAACACAGTGGGATACAATTGCTTGATAAGTGCTCTGTGTAAAGATGGGAGGACTGAAGAAGCTCTACAATTGTTTGGTGAGATGTCAAGCAAAGGATGTAAACCTGACATTTATACATTTAATTCTTTAATATTTGGAATGTGCAACGATGACAAGATGGAAGAGGCTCTGCGCTTGTATCGTGACATGTTCATGGAGGGTGTTATTGCCAACACTGTGACATACAACACATTGATTCATGCATTTATTAGGAGAGGCTCAATTCAACAAGCATTTAAGCTCGTTGATGAGATGATATTTCGAGGGTGCCCTCTCGACAATATTACATATACGACACTTATTAAAGCTCTATGTATGGCCGGGGCAGTAGAAAAAGGATTGGCATTGTTTGAGGAAATGCTTGGGAAAGGGATATTTCCTGATACCAACTGTTGCAATATTCTGATCAATGCCTTTTGTAGAATCGGAAAG GTTACAAGCCGAAGGAATGCGTCCCGATGCTATCACGTATAA